A single region of the Deinococcus aestuarii genome encodes:
- a CDS encoding replication initiator protein A → MNRKRPKPNAPQIERNLDRLGLFSIQARLGHTPSWQAAFVIGGRAVRVQGDSSRGRPHGADADLVLGLQQLFLQQGAPEDNWVHTSANALREASLMTKNGRAFHRMREGLLRIWSTGFIVTEGWRRPDGSAVRFNDAFRVIDQIRFWDQESMGDLPELVPDSTLSVRLGAPIAESLRAGFMHPLNRTVLERLEQPPSRALYRLSEAHRYDDEGTIRSSLTVNLMDWRAACGISSTDTDKIRRALDPAHQELMANNYLRDIHMTGRGQNTQFEYVYLTEADPDPGLVRLLREQGVGGPRAVQLARDHADRIHEAVEFLQHRRMAGGTPIRNPGGLLSDFLVNREKYEFDPGILAPQGERTVQSFLALERQREAERQAEQAAAAKREALSRLPSAEQWREERGALLLMLRRVLTGEELALLEAQAVAGTLLATELSSQATAARARGEWDGFVEGLRRRLRSGG, encoded by the coding sequence ATGAACAGGAAACGCCCCAAGCCGAACGCTCCCCAGATCGAGAGGAACCTCGACCGGCTGGGCCTGTTCAGCATCCAGGCCCGCCTGGGTCACACCCCAAGCTGGCAAGCCGCTTTCGTGATCGGAGGCCGGGCGGTCCGGGTGCAGGGCGACTCCAGCCGGGGCCGCCCCCACGGTGCAGACGCGGACCTAGTGCTGGGGTTGCAGCAGCTGTTCCTCCAGCAGGGTGCCCCCGAGGACAACTGGGTGCACACCAGCGCGAACGCCCTGCGCGAGGCTTCATTGATGACCAAGAACGGCCGGGCCTTCCACCGGATGCGCGAGGGCCTGCTGCGCATCTGGTCCACCGGCTTCATCGTCACGGAGGGCTGGCGGCGGCCGGACGGCAGCGCGGTGCGCTTCAACGACGCCTTCCGGGTCATCGACCAGATCCGCTTCTGGGACCAGGAGAGCATGGGCGACCTGCCAGAACTGGTGCCCGACAGTACCCTCAGCGTGCGGCTGGGCGCCCCCATCGCTGAGAGCCTGCGGGCGGGCTTCATGCACCCCCTCAACCGCACGGTGCTCGAGCGCCTGGAACAGCCGCCCTCACGCGCCCTCTACCGCCTGTCGGAGGCGCACCGTTACGACGATGAGGGCACCATCCGCTCCAGCCTCACGGTGAACCTGATGGACTGGCGGGCCGCCTGCGGGATCAGCAGCACTGACACCGACAAGATTCGCCGGGCCCTGGACCCCGCCCACCAGGAGCTGATGGCCAACAACTACCTGCGGGACATCCACATGACCGGCCGCGGGCAGAACACGCAGTTTGAGTATGTCTACCTGACGGAGGCAGATCCCGACCCCGGGCTGGTGAGGTTGCTGCGCGAGCAGGGGGTCGGTGGGCCCCGCGCGGTGCAACTCGCCCGGGATCACGCGGACCGCATCCACGAGGCCGTGGAGTTCCTGCAACACCGGCGGATGGCTGGGGGCACGCCCATCCGCAACCCGGGAGGCCTGCTGTCCGACTTCCTGGTGAACCGGGAGAAGTACGAGTTCGACCCGGGCATCCTGGCTCCCCAGGGCGAGCGCACAGTCCAGTCCTTCCTCGCACTCGAACGTCAGCGGGAAGCTGAGCGCCAGGCCGAGCAGGCGGCGGCGGCCAAGCGGGAGGCGCTCTCGCGGCTGCCGTCGGCCGAGCAGTGGCGGGAGGAACGTGGGGCGCTGCTGCTCATGCTCCGCCGGGTGTTGACTGGGGAGGAGCTCGCGCTCCTGGAGGCTCAGGCCGTAGCGGGCACGCTCCTAGCGACGGAGCTTTCCAGCCAAGCAACCGCGGCGCGGGCCCGTGGGGAGTGGGACGGGTTCGTCGAGGGGTTGCGGCGGCGGCTCCGTTCCGGTGGATGA